The window GGCGAGGAGGTTGTGGGCCATCATCTGGTCCCGCACACCAACCAGCCGGGTCATGCGGGCCGGTGAGGTGTCGGCCATCCAGTAGTGGTAGCGCAGCAGACCGAGGGCGGTGCGCCCGTACAGTCGCGCCCGGTCCCAGTCGTCCCGCGGGGTCTCCGTGATCAGGTGGGGCGTCTGCGCGTCGAGCAGCGCCACCAGATCGTCGGCGAGCAGCCGCAGTTGGCCGGCCTCGGCCGACTGCCCCGTGGACCGGGGCGGGTCCATCATCGCGGCAGGATCGGTCCACCGCTCTTCGGTGCCGAGCAGGCGGTCGAGTGTGTCCGCGGTGCAGGGGAGCAGGTCCGCGTCCACCCGGGCCGCGAGGTAGTTGTGGAGTGCGGTGAGGGCCTGACGGGGGCTCGCGGCGTGGGTGATCTCCAGCGGGCCGTCGAAACCGGCGAAGCGGAGCCGCTCGGACGCGGGCCTGCCGTCGTTGTCGGCGCGGACGTTGTAGGCGCGCATCCAGCGCAACAGCTCGCGGTTGGCCGCGAAGGTGCCCCAGCCGTGGCTGATCCCCTGCTCCATGACCTCGTCGAGAGTGCCCGTGCCCGAGGTGACGTAGTCGTCCACGACCAGGCCCGTCATGCAGTCGCTCTCGATCGCGATCGTCCGGTAGCCCTCCTGCTCGACAAGCTGCCGGAAGAGCTCGTTACGCAGGTCGAGCAGAGCGTCCTCGCCGTGGGTGGGCTCGCCCAGGGCGAGCAGCCGAGGCCGGCCCGGGAGCAGCCTCATGACGGCGGCAGCCTCGACGGCATGGGCGGTGTCCTTGATGTCGGTAGCCATGCCTTCAACGGTATCGTTGAACCTTCGGTTGAAACTTTCCCGCGATATCGTCAGTCGCATGGGGAGAAACCTTCAAAGCGGCGATCGGCTCAGGCCGGTTGATCTGGCGCGCGGGCACGGTCTGTCCACGCAGGCGATCAGGAACTACGAGGAGGCCGGCATCCTTCCGGCCGCCGGTCGCACACCCCACGGCTACCGCACCTACACCTCGCTGCACGCGGGGGCCCTGCGCGCGTTCCTTGCCCTCGTGCCCGGCCACGGCCACCGGACAGCGACGTCGATCATGCGGGCCGTGAACCAGGGCGCGGTCGACGGGGCGTTCCGCCTCATCGACGAGAGCCACGCCCAGCTCCTCGACGACCGGCAGACCCTCCAGGCCGTGGAGGGCGCCCTCCGCGACCTGGAGCCCACCACGGCGCCCGAGCCCGGTGTGGGGTCCGAGCCGGCCGCGGTGTCCGGGCCCGGCGGCACGTTCATCGGGCCGCTGGCGGACAAGCTCGGAATCCGGCCCGCGACGCTGCGCAAATGGGAGCGCGCCGGGCTGATGCGCCCGCACCGCGACCCGCGGACCGGGTACCGCGTCTACGACGAGGCCGACGTACGGGACGCCCGGCTGGCCCACCAACTCAGGCGGGGCGGCTACTTGCTGGACCAGATCGCCCCGCTGATCGCCCAGGTGCGGGCGGCCGGCGGCCTGGAGCCGCTGGAGGCCGCACTGCGCGACTGGCACGGCCGGCTGTTCGCCCGCGGGCGAGCGATGCTGACCGGGGCCGCAGAGCTGGAGGCGTACCTGCGCGAGCGCGGATGAGACTTCGGCCGCCTGCCGGCCGAAGAGAATCAGGAGTCACCACCGGTGATGCCGATACGTGGGCCTCGGCGACGACCCCGCGCTCACCATCAACTCTTAACAACGGTCCGATCCGCTACCTCACCTGCTCGCACCCGGTTCCGGTTGGCCTGGTGCGATGGCGTTGGCGTCGGTGTGCGGTCGCAGGCGTTCGCCTTGGGGCCCGAACATGATCAGGTATTCGACCGGTCCGTCAGGTCCGGCGTTCGCGATTCCGTGAGGGGTGCGGGTGTCGAACTCGGCGACTTCCCCGGCGGTGAGGACGAGGTCGCGTTCGCCGAGGGCCAGCCATAGCCGTCCGTACAGCACGCACAGCCATTCGTACCCTTCGTGGGACTCCTGCCGCGGCCGCATGGGCTGTTCGCCGGTGGCGGGCAGGACGTGCTTGTGGGCGTGCAGTCCACCGACGTACCGGGTCAGCGGCAAGACCGCCTTGTCCTCCCCCGGACGCCGCGGCGCGGAGGTACGCGCTCCGGCCGACGTGGCGGATGCGGTGCCGGCCAGTTCGTCCAGCGAGACGCCGTACGCCTTCGCCAGATGCAGCAGTGCCTCCAGGGTCGGCTTGCGCCGGCCGGTCTCAATCCGCGACAGCGTGCTCAGCGAGATGCCGGTCGCACGGCTGACGTCGGTGAGCGTGGCACCGTGCCGCTCGCGCAGGGCCCGCAGCCGGGGGCCCAGGGTCGCCAGCGTGTCGGCTGTGCCGTCGTCCGTCATCGTCGCCCTGCTCTTTCCAGCCGGGCCGCGTCCACGGCCCTGTCCTGCAAGTTTGCCCGAATGGCAAGGAGAGTCGCGTCTCTCGGCTGCCGCACCGCATGATCGGTGCGTAACCGCGGCCGCCCGTGAACCCGAGGAGAAGCCATGCAGCAGCCCACGCCCTCCGCTGACCTGCGCCACCGCACCATCGAGGCACCCGCCGGGCGGCTGCACCTGGTCGAGCAGGGGACCGGGCCGCTGGTCGTGCTCGTCCATGGCTTCCCCGAGTCCTGGTACTCCTGGCGCCGGCAGCTTCCGGTACTCGCCGCGGCGGGGTACCGGGCCGTCGCTCTCGACGTGCGCGGCTACGGCCGCTCCTCCAAGCCGGCCGCGACGGACGCGTACCGGATGCTCGCCCTGGTGGAGGACAACGTCGCGCTCGTGCGCGCCCTGGGCGAGGAGACAGCGGTGATCATCGGCCACGACTGGGGCTCGAACATCGCGGCGACCTCCGCCCTGCTCCACTCCGAGGTCTTCCGTGCCGTCGGGTTGCTGAGCGTCCCTTACGCCCCGCCCGGCGGGCCCCGCCCCACCGACGTCTTCGCGCAGATGGGCGGCGACCAGGAGTTCTACGTCTCGTACTTCCAGGAGCCCGGCCGTGCCGAGGCCGAGATCGAGCCCGACGTCCGGGGCTGGCTCGCGGGCTTCTACGCGGCCCTGTCCGGCGACACCATGCCGACGCAGGCCGAGTCCGACCCGCACTTCGTGAACCGCACCGGCGGACAGCTGTGCGACCGCTTCCCCGGCGGCCGGCTGCCCTCCTGGCTGACCGAGGGCGACCTCGACGTGTACGCCGGGGAATTCGAGCGCACCGGCATGACCGGGGCGCTCAACCGCTACCGCAACATGGACCGCGACTGGGAGGACCTCGCCCCGTACAGCGGCGCCCCCGTCAAGCAGCCCTCCCTGTTCATCGGCGGCGGCCTGGACGCCTCCACGACCTGGATGGCCGACGCGATCAACGCCTACCCGGCAACACTCCCCGGCCTGGCCGACTCGCACATCCTCGACGGCTGCGGCCACTGGCTCCAGCAGGAACGCCCCGACGAGGTCAACCGCCTCCTGATCGGCTGGCTCGATTCCCTGCGCCCCACCGCATGACCCGCCCCCTCCGAGGCGGCGGCGTAGCCCGCATGCGTCTGCACGGCTCGCTGACGGGTACGGGCGCTGGCGAACTGAGCAGCCCATTACGAGGAGTTGAGCACGTGACCCTCATCTACTCCCGCCCATCGGACGGCTGCGCAACGGCGCTTGCCCGATTGGCGGGGAGCGGATCGAGCCGCGGCCGCCACGCAAGGAACGCCGATTCAGGCACCCTGGCTGCGAGCTGAGTCGATCAAGGAACACTAAGCACAGCGACGTAAGACGCCAAGCTCAGGGCGCGGGTACCCCTGTGTCCGCGGGGGCCGCCGCGGCGTGCTCCAGGGCGCGCAGGACACGGGCCAGATCGTCCGGGGCGGCGGAGAGGCGCACGGGCATGCCCGCGTCGTCGAACTCGGCGATGTGCCAGTCGCGGGGTACCCCGTCGCCGTCGGCGCCCCTGGCCCGCCGCACACGGTGGAGGGTCAGCCGCTCCACAGGCACTCTGCGCACCCCGAACCGTCCGGGGCCGGAGTGCGGCGACACCGCGAGCACCTCGCCTCCGCCCAGCACGACATGGGTCCCGAAGTCGTACGGGTTGTACTCCGTGTGCTCCAGGAAGCGGGCGGGCAGGAAGACCTCCTCCCAACCGGCGTCGTCCGTCCCGTCCGTGGGCCCCGCGACTCCGGGAAGCCGGACGCGGCTGGCGCGGAAGGCCAGGACGAGGAGCCCCACCGTCACCGCCGTGCCCGACACCGCCCACGTGATCGTCGCGGGCGAGCCGAGCGGGTCCGTGGGGTGCAGGACGCAGAGCGGCAGCAGCCACAGGGCGGTCATGAGCAGGACGCCCGCGAAGGGGAGGGCCGAGGGGAGGACCTCGTCGTCCGGCAGCCGGCGTCCACGTACCCGCTGTACGGCACGGGCGGCGGGGTAGCAGGCGGCGAGCGCGAACGCCACCGCGAGAGCCAGCAACTGCCCTGCCGGAGCCCGGTATTCGTGCCACGCCCCGTGCGCGCCGACGACTGCTCTCGGCCTGCCGCGCCAGAAGGTCACCTCGATCGGGTCGCCCGGGGCGAACGCCCCGGCCGTCTCGTGGGACACGCGTATCCGTTCGGGCCCCCGACCGGCCGAG is drawn from Streptomyces sp. NBC_01717 and contains these coding sequences:
- a CDS encoding erythromycin esterase family protein, whose product is MATDIKDTAHAVEAAAVMRLLPGRPRLLALGEPTHGEDALLDLRNELFRQLVEQEGYRTIAIESDCMTGLVVDDYVTSGTGTLDEVMEQGISHGWGTFAANRELLRWMRAYNVRADNDGRPASERLRFAGFDGPLEITHAASPRQALTALHNYLAARVDADLLPCTADTLDRLLGTEERWTDPAAMMDPPRSTGQSAEAGQLRLLADDLVALLDAQTPHLITETPRDDWDRARLYGRTALGLLRYHYWMADTSPARMTRLVGVRDQMMAHNLLAVAARGPALVHAHNSHLQREKSTMRMGGMPLEWWSAGALVSAQLGEEYAFVATTLGTIRHQGVDTPPPDTVEGLLYTLPEDRCVIDAPRLATALGDTRPAPRVSPWFGYAPFDPAHLADSDGIVFVKDVLRSP
- a CDS encoding TioE family transcriptional regulator, which gives rise to MGRNLQSGDRLRPVDLARGHGLSTQAIRNYEEAGILPAAGRTPHGYRTYTSLHAGALRAFLALVPGHGHRTATSIMRAVNQGAVDGAFRLIDESHAQLLDDRQTLQAVEGALRDLEPTTAPEPGVGSEPAAVSGPGGTFIGPLADKLGIRPATLRKWERAGLMRPHRDPRTGYRVYDEADVRDARLAHQLRRGGYLLDQIAPLIAQVRAAGGLEPLEAALRDWHGRLFARGRAMLTGAAELEAYLRERG
- a CDS encoding helix-turn-helix domain-containing protein, yielding MTDDGTADTLATLGPRLRALRERHGATLTDVSRATGISLSTLSRIETGRRKPTLEALLHLAKAYGVSLDELAGTASATSAGARTSAPRRPGEDKAVLPLTRYVGGLHAHKHVLPATGEQPMRPRQESHEGYEWLCVLYGRLWLALGERDLVLTAGEVAEFDTRTPHGIANAGPDGPVEYLIMFGPQGERLRPHTDANAIAPGQPEPGASR
- a CDS encoding alpha/beta fold hydrolase, with amino-acid sequence MQQPTPSADLRHRTIEAPAGRLHLVEQGTGPLVVLVHGFPESWYSWRRQLPVLAAAGYRAVALDVRGYGRSSKPAATDAYRMLALVEDNVALVRALGEETAVIIGHDWGSNIAATSALLHSEVFRAVGLLSVPYAPPGGPRPTDVFAQMGGDQEFYVSYFQEPGRAEAEIEPDVRGWLAGFYAALSGDTMPTQAESDPHFVNRTGGQLCDRFPGGRLPSWLTEGDLDVYAGEFERTGMTGALNRYRNMDRDWEDLAPYSGAPVKQPSLFIGGGLDASTTWMADAINAYPATLPGLADSHILDGCGHWLQQERPDEVNRLLIGWLDSLRPTA
- a CDS encoding PH domain-containing protein, whose amino-acid sequence is MLARHLNGGPGTREGIEAYFRHTSAGTGGSTMPVDEMSDEELRTEPAGRWQTARMADDPHLNYRSDAGGVWSLVGLGSAAPVVHADADGVRYRTPLRRHTIPWQDVAAVRVHRTFVRSRYQEYRRVSLLLRDGRFRKLPQPCSYETTDPEFDAKVEALRALQRRHGTPEEPEHLHVITARTGGHSVFGPIAWCAPLLIVAMVIALWAVPRSLADERAWRAAVPCTAATPVADRGECLATLPGVVLRTDVHERSKYNSLYLSAGRGPERIRVSHETAGAFAPGDPIEVTFWRGRPRAVVGAHGAWHEYRAPAGQLLALAVAFALAACYPAARAVQRVRGRRLPDDEVLPSALPFAGVLLMTALWLLPLCVLHPTDPLGSPATITWAVSGTAVTVGLLVLAFRASRVRLPGVAGPTDGTDDAGWEEVFLPARFLEHTEYNPYDFGTHVVLGGGEVLAVSPHSGPGRFGVRRVPVERLTLHRVRRARGADGDGVPRDWHIAEFDDAGMPVRLSAAPDDLARVLRALEHAAAAPADTGVPAP